The following proteins come from a genomic window of Desmospora profundinema:
- a CDS encoding NucA/NucB deoxyribonuclease domain-containing protein: MYRKRIWERMLVIALLIAFLVTPSAEVEAKKPVGADDKETHTWFVYHPLDSDEEKIKQDLERGKSPEELGLLNGKAKSKSLRTLEEIQAGEAKKKTTYNVKMDPPVKTADTWTPPRFRYDYIAKQECLDNPAGGTLEGWIKNRYAFCRAGNFTYVHRECRWLPFPRCTNYNVQYRLTLIGFGKNGQREVEFDYYVDNIQVTHPRMNGAKLKIDVNCASLVNPGDCREDPSTPAVEKTVAQWKNHGFGTKKLYSIPPDRTDYNPDRLGYLEFWVRSVVSPSGLPTRTEDSPKESVRFDSAPYMFVFPDQRFPHGAIFSKAKPVLQYSLSEPAMNEAAQHYKDAMERPGSTVPPKANKQIPGAEGDQALHRLTPRYHPTEYRQNRTKTRSACEKWLPDKPENTECDEFPFASTWEGAAFADGNFSIRRISAEDNNAAGRWLAAWYAYDRIIDGKTYPGEFFHVRVNQ, encoded by the coding sequence ATGTACCGGAAGAGGATTTGGGAAAGAATGTTAGTCATCGCGCTTTTGATTGCTTTTCTCGTTACACCAAGTGCGGAAGTGGAAGCCAAGAAGCCGGTGGGTGCGGATGATAAAGAAACTCACACTTGGTTTGTTTATCATCCCTTGGATTCAGATGAAGAAAAAATCAAACAAGATCTTGAGAGGGGAAAATCACCGGAAGAGTTGGGACTTCTGAATGGAAAGGCGAAATCAAAATCATTAAGGACTTTGGAAGAGATACAAGCGGGAGAAGCCAAAAAGAAAACAACATACAACGTAAAAATGGACCCTCCTGTAAAAACGGCAGACACTTGGACACCTCCTCGATTCCGATACGACTATATCGCCAAGCAGGAGTGCCTAGACAATCCAGCCGGTGGAACTTTAGAAGGCTGGATTAAAAACCGTTACGCATTTTGCCGAGCCGGTAACTTTACTTATGTTCATAGGGAATGCCGATGGTTGCCGTTCCCAAGATGTACTAACTACAATGTTCAATATAGATTGACACTGATTGGCTTTGGCAAAAACGGACAACGGGAAGTAGAATTTGATTATTACGTTGATAACATCCAAGTGACCCACCCCAGGATGAACGGAGCAAAACTCAAGATCGATGTAAACTGTGCATCGTTGGTTAATCCGGGTGATTGTAGAGAAGATCCGAGCACACCAGCCGTAGAAAAAACAGTTGCACAATGGAAAAATCACGGCTTTGGAACCAAGAAACTTTACTCCATTCCACCTGACAGAACAGATTATAACCCTGACCGGTTGGGATATTTGGAGTTCTGGGTAAGGTCAGTCGTCTCTCCTTCCGGTCTCCCAACGCGAACAGAAGACAGTCCAAAAGAATCTGTTCGGTTTGATTCAGCACCCTATATGTTTGTGTTTCCCGATCAACGATTTCCACACGGCGCGATCTTCTCCAAAGCCAAGCCTGTGCTGCAATACTCGCTTAGTGAACCTGCGATGAACGAAGCAGCTCAACATTACAAGGATGCGATGGAACGCCCCGGTTCCACCGTCCCGCCAAAGGCAAACAAACAGATTCCGGGAGCCGAGGGAGACCAGGCTCTCCATCGCCTGACCCCAAGGTACCATCCGACGGAATACAGACAAAACCGAACAAAGACGAGATCAGCGTGTGAAAAGTGGCTCCCTGATAAACCGGAAAATACCGAATGCGATGAATTTCCCTTTGCCTCTACGTGGGAAGGCGCGGCTTTTGCAGATGGTAACTTCTCCATCCGAAGAATTTCAGCTGAGGATAATAATGCAGCAGGAAGATGGTTAGCAGCTTGGTATGCTTATGACCGAATTATCGATGGAAAAACGTATCCGGGAGAGTTTTTCCATGTGAGAGTGAACCAATAG
- a CDS encoding S8 family peptidase has protein sequence MNVPNELLVKFKPRASYREMEATLRKVRGRRIQRSRNLGIDRIHVRCNIVSAWKILFSHKAVAFVEPNWILRTGFVPNDPLFPTQYGMRQIRAPRAWNVTQGRMAVAVAIVDTGVQWDHPDLAAKILPGFNFVANDINTNDDNGHGTHVAGIAAAITNNRQGVAGTAPKVGILPVKVLNQNGVGTLFDVARGIVFAANMGARVINLSLGGPVRTNTLRDAVNHAWQEGAVVVAAAGNNGTNLRQYPAAFRRAITVAATNASDRRASFSNFGKWVDVAAPGVRIMSTYIGSRYVRLSGTSMAAPHVSGLAALLAGQRRNNVRIRRVIQRFANRIPGTGTFWTFGRINANRSVRSRRSK, from the coding sequence ATGAATGTCCCCAATGAACTATTGGTCAAATTTAAGCCGCGAGCTTCTTATAGGGAAATGGAAGCGACTCTACGGAAAGTGAGAGGGCGAAGAATTCAGCGGAGCCGAAATCTGGGTATCGACCGGATTCATGTCCGATGTAATATCGTTTCCGCTTGGAAGATTCTTTTCAGCCACAAAGCGGTCGCTTTTGTCGAGCCGAACTGGATTCTCCGGACTGGGTTTGTTCCCAATGATCCTTTATTTCCTACTCAATACGGAATGAGACAGATCCGGGCTCCCCGAGCATGGAACGTGACCCAGGGAAGAATGGCGGTAGCGGTGGCGATTGTAGACACCGGTGTGCAATGGGACCACCCGGATCTTGCGGCCAAAATTCTCCCTGGTTTCAATTTCGTTGCCAACGATATCAATACGAATGATGACAATGGTCACGGCACCCATGTAGCAGGGATCGCCGCTGCGATCACCAACAACCGACAGGGTGTCGCCGGCACGGCTCCCAAAGTAGGTATTCTTCCAGTCAAAGTGTTAAACCAAAACGGGGTTGGAACACTTTTCGACGTTGCTCGTGGCATCGTCTTTGCTGCCAACATGGGGGCGAGAGTGATTAACCTCAGTCTCGGTGGCCCTGTCAGGACCAATACCCTTCGAGATGCGGTTAATCATGCTTGGCAAGAGGGGGCGGTGGTGGTTGCCGCCGCTGGAAACAACGGCACCAACCTGAGGCAATACCCGGCTGCTTTCCGCAGAGCGATCACAGTCGCCGCCACCAACGCATCCGATCGGAGGGCTTCCTTTTCCAATTTCGGCAAATGGGTAGACGTAGCCGCCCCTGGAGTCAGGATTATGTCCACCTATATCGGAAGTCGGTATGTTCGACTTAGCGGCACGTCCATGGCGGCTCCTCATGTCTCGGGGTTGGCGGCGCTGCTGGCTGGTCAGAGGAGAAACAATGTCCGGATCCGGCGTGTAATCCAGCGCTTCGCCAACCGGATTCCGGGAACAGGTACCTTTTGGACTTTTGGTCGTATCAACGCCAACCGTTCCGTTCGCAGTCGCCGTTCCAAATAA
- a CDS encoding ferritin family protein gives MSKDYYLAQDAYKLEDLAAKKYAFYAQNAKNAQVQQLFNQIAQDQQQGAQTFRQMMNQFPQ, from the coding sequence TTGTCTAAGGATTACTATCTCGCACAAGATGCTTATAAGTTGGAAGATTTGGCTGCCAAAAAATATGCGTTCTACGCCCAGAACGCTAAAAACGCACAGGTTCAGCAACTGTTCAACCAAATTGCTCAGGATCAGCAACAAGGGGCCCAGACCTTCCGACAGATGATGAACCAATTCCCACAATAA
- a CDS encoding spore coat protein, giving the protein MNDTDMLLDAAEFEKTTAATFERLAADCGSEQLRQQLLEHVQTIQNHQKQFAQLMDQLQGQRNPV; this is encoded by the coding sequence ATGAACGACACGGATATGCTGTTGGATGCAGCCGAATTTGAAAAAACGACTGCGGCTACTTTTGAGCGGCTGGCAGCCGATTGCGGGAGTGAACAGTTAAGGCAGCAGCTCCTCGAACACGTGCAAACCATACAAAACCATCAGAAACAGTTTGCTCAATTAATGGATCAACTACAGGGACAACGAAACCCTGTCTGA
- a CDS encoding DUF1259 domain-containing protein has protein sequence MSALERLCQQFANIVGGSPSVVNGVCLVQKLRDIPVTILGRRSRSPLVLPTFFSFESIDRQGRALNLGETVILQREINPFISELRKQGILVTALHNHWLFENPRLFYIHFESVENPIIFARKVARALRVLGR, from the coding sequence ATGAGTGCACTAGAAAGACTATGTCAGCAATTTGCTAATATTGTTGGAGGATCTCCCAGTGTTGTCAATGGTGTCTGTTTGGTTCAGAAATTACGAGACATTCCCGTAACCATTTTGGGACGCCGAAGTCGTTCCCCGCTCGTTTTACCAACCTTTTTTAGCTTTGAGAGTATCGACCGCCAAGGCAGGGCCCTAAATCTGGGTGAAACGGTTATTTTGCAGCGGGAAATCAATCCCTTTATCTCAGAGCTTCGCAAACAGGGGATTTTAGTCACTGCCCTACACAACCACTGGTTATTTGAGAACCCCCGTCTTTTCTATATTCACTTTGAGTCAGTCGAAAACCCCATTATTTTTGCAAGAAAAGTTGCTCGTGCTTTAAGGGTACTAGGCAGATAA
- a CDS encoding sporulation protein YjcZ, whose translation MGIGGFGGYGYGFGLRRLLIFLLVIATIFALVAGVWGGYGGYGGGYC comes from the coding sequence ATGGGTATTGGTGGTTTCGGAGGCTATGGATATGGTTTCGGTTTACGTAGACTGCTGATTTTCCTGCTGGTCATTGCAACCATCTTTGCGTTGGTAGCAGGTGTATGGGGTGGCTACGGTGGTTACGGCGGTGGCTACTGCTAA
- a CDS encoding FMN-binding glutamate synthase family protein yields MIRFIENIIRSAVNETIDKAVTRMIRDQYIENLFEMVPATTKVGPTNLMEIAMRANQGTPVSRPLGSPIHLSPWEKILFNPCHLFRFPTPENVGIRTSITIGHRAKKPLTISIPIMIAAMSFGGALSKNTKIALAKASTAVGTATNSGEAGLLREERDSAQLFIGQYNRGGWMNTPDKYKQLDAIEIQLGQGAQGSTFQRTAAKNIGEEFREVFCLDKGEDAVIHSRLPGVNTKDDFIQLVRRLRDETGVPVGLKIAATHHLEKELDIAVEAEVDFVTVDGAEGGTHGGSPTLQDDVGLPTLFAVSRASEFFARKGVIRDINLIATGGLVTPGQMLKAIALGADGVYIGTAAVMALVSEQMVKAVPFEPPTSLVVYTGKMTDQLDVEQAALNLTRYLNACVQEMEHVAVTLGKTAITDITKSDLCTIDPFIAKATGIQLGYISSENQDRFFTETEPMFDDYHSPYNQNLNVLPVYTESQDRETNPDKISDQV; encoded by the coding sequence ATGATACGGTTCATTGAAAATATTATCCGCTCTGCGGTAAATGAAACGATTGACAAAGCGGTTACACGGATGATCCGGGATCAATATATCGAAAATCTGTTTGAAATGGTTCCGGCCACAACGAAAGTGGGTCCGACCAATCTGATGGAAATCGCCATGCGGGCAAATCAAGGGACTCCCGTCTCCCGTCCGTTGGGCAGTCCGATCCATTTATCTCCGTGGGAGAAGATTCTTTTTAATCCTTGTCACCTTTTTCGTTTTCCGACCCCTGAAAATGTGGGGATCCGCACCTCTATCACCATTGGGCATCGGGCAAAAAAACCCCTCACCATCTCCATTCCGATCATGATTGCGGCGATGTCTTTCGGCGGTGCACTGAGTAAAAACACCAAAATCGCTTTGGCCAAAGCGTCAACCGCTGTGGGAACTGCAACCAATTCCGGTGAGGCAGGTCTGCTGAGAGAAGAAAGGGATTCGGCCCAACTATTCATCGGTCAGTACAATCGGGGCGGCTGGATGAACACACCGGATAAATACAAGCAATTGGACGCGATAGAAATCCAATTGGGCCAAGGTGCTCAAGGATCCACTTTCCAACGGACGGCGGCTAAAAATATCGGTGAGGAATTTCGGGAAGTGTTTTGTTTAGATAAAGGAGAAGACGCCGTGATTCACTCCCGTCTTCCCGGAGTCAATACCAAAGACGATTTCATTCAGCTGGTGCGACGACTCCGGGATGAAACAGGCGTTCCCGTTGGATTGAAAATAGCCGCTACGCACCATCTTGAAAAGGAATTGGATATTGCGGTTGAAGCGGAAGTGGACTTTGTGACTGTGGATGGAGCCGAAGGCGGGACACATGGAGGATCCCCCACTCTGCAAGATGACGTCGGCTTGCCCACGCTTTTTGCCGTCTCCAGAGCATCTGAGTTTTTTGCCCGTAAAGGGGTCATCCGTGATATTAATCTGATTGCAACCGGGGGGCTTGTTACACCTGGTCAAATGTTAAAAGCCATTGCCCTGGGTGCGGATGGTGTGTACATCGGTACGGCCGCCGTCATGGCTTTGGTAAGCGAGCAAATGGTAAAAGCCGTACCCTTTGAACCACCTACCAGTCTGGTTGTTTATACTGGAAAAATGACAGACCAATTGGATGTGGAACAAGCTGCATTAAATTTGACCCGGTATTTGAATGCTTGTGTTCAGGAAATGGAGCATGTAGCGGTTACTCTAGGAAAAACGGCCATCACGGATATCACAAAATCCGATCTGTGTACCATTGATCCCTTCATCGCAAAAGCGACCGGAATTCAATTGGGGTACATTTCTTCCGAAAATCAAGATCGTTTTTTCACGGAAACAGAACCCATGTTTGATGATTACCATTCACCATACAACCAAAACTTGAATGTGTTACCGGTATATACAGAAAGCCAGGACCGAGAAACAAATCCCGATAAAATTTCCGATCAAGTGTAG
- a CDS encoding NucA/NucB deoxyribonuclease domain-containing protein translates to MQTKRPFWKRSLFSSLFVLILLWTTTVEIADATPTAGGGQAQTEKGGFYWLPNDPEKVDEITQIFKEGQSIEELGLKPGKIQKRKGFKSLEEMRAADEKSTATYDANPGAPEMTTQGWQPPRFEYDYIRSVDECINNPASNTEEGWIKNHYAYCWTDIATYQIPRRCFLGICFYDGVQIRFTVLGYGSNHDRKARFTYFIDDILVTNPRLNGAKLKVDLLCEPKVNPGDCKPNPITPAEERTIAEWRNQHVGYKDFLSDAPDATDFNPDRIGYMEFWPQLTIKDPPRKFTRTIDGPKQTVRFDSATYMFAFPDQYFRHGAIFSKTNAVLNVPINDPQFSVLREAGEHWKHAMENPEETKPTVLGKKIPGALGDRPLTRMYTRRHPDEYAANRNKTRATCDREFRDEDRTGKQCDEFPFASTWEGSSTNGMDWFSVKLISKEANEAAGSWLGSWYAYDRILDGDYFYVRVRE, encoded by the coding sequence TTGCAGACGAAACGTCCATTTTGGAAGAGAAGTCTGTTCAGCAGCCTGTTTGTATTGATTCTCCTTTGGACGACGACGGTGGAAATCGCCGATGCCACGCCAACTGCTGGAGGCGGACAAGCCCAAACAGAAAAAGGAGGATTCTACTGGCTCCCGAACGATCCAGAGAAAGTAGACGAGATCACCCAGATATTCAAGGAAGGCCAATCAATAGAAGAGCTGGGTCTTAAACCGGGCAAGATCCAGAAACGGAAAGGTTTCAAGAGCCTGGAAGAGATGAGAGCTGCAGACGAAAAGAGTACTGCGACCTATGATGCGAATCCAGGTGCCCCTGAAATGACGACACAGGGATGGCAACCGCCGAGGTTTGAGTACGATTATATCCGATCGGTCGATGAGTGCATAAATAACCCGGCCAGTAATACCGAAGAGGGCTGGATCAAGAACCATTATGCATACTGCTGGACTGACATCGCGACTTATCAGATTCCTCGAAGGTGCTTTTTAGGGATCTGCTTTTACGATGGAGTACAGATACGCTTTACAGTACTCGGTTACGGATCGAACCATGACCGAAAGGCGCGTTTTACCTACTTTATCGATGACATTCTGGTTACCAACCCCAGATTGAACGGAGCGAAGTTGAAGGTTGACCTGCTTTGTGAACCAAAGGTGAATCCGGGTGACTGCAAGCCTAATCCTATCACACCGGCAGAAGAACGAACCATCGCCGAGTGGAGGAATCAGCACGTTGGCTATAAGGATTTCTTGTCCGACGCGCCCGATGCCACCGATTTTAATCCCGACCGGATCGGCTACATGGAGTTTTGGCCGCAGTTAACCATAAAAGACCCTCCAAGAAAATTTACAAGGACGATCGATGGGCCCAAACAAACGGTACGCTTTGACTCGGCTACCTATATGTTTGCCTTTCCAGATCAATATTTCCGACATGGAGCCATTTTCAGCAAAACGAATGCTGTATTAAATGTCCCAATCAATGATCCCCAATTTTCCGTTTTACGCGAAGCAGGTGAACACTGGAAACATGCAATGGAAAATCCTGAAGAAACCAAGCCTACTGTGCTTGGAAAGAAGATTCCCGGGGCTCTTGGGGATCGACCCTTAACACGGATGTATACGAGACGCCATCCTGACGAGTATGCGGCAAACAGGAACAAGACGAGAGCAACCTGCGATAGAGAATTTAGAGATGAAGACAGAACAGGAAAACAATGCGATGAGTTTCCCTTTGCTTCAACTTGGGAAGGATCATCGACCAATGGGATGGATTGGTTCTCCGTAAAGTTGATTTCAAAAGAAGCAAACGAAGCGGCAGGTAGTTGGCTAGGATCGTGGTATGCCTATGACAGGATTTTGGATGGGGATTATTTCTACGTCCGTGTCAGAGAGTAG